The window AGGCGGCGGACTGGATCAATCTGGGAGCGGCGATTCGCATCCTTGAAGCGCGCAATACCAGCGCCGATATCGGCTTGCTTCAGCACAACCGCAGCTATGGGTTCAGCGCCGCGCTTGCCAAACCTGAAGCCATGTGGGGTGTGGACCTTTCCTATGACTACAACGACATTTTCTCGCAGACGAACATCTGCTTTGTCGCCACGCCGAACCTGAATCCTCCGGGCACAATCAGTTGCGGAACGCCATTTCTTTCCGGCTTGTCGGTCTATACCAACACCTCGAATTATGGCTCTGCGTCACTGATCATGCGGCCCACCAAGCGCATCACCGCCGGAGCGGGCTATGCCGTTACCACAACAAACGGCAATACCCTGATCCTGAACCCGATCGCGCCTACGGGGCCTTTGGCTTATAACTACCATCTGCCCACGGCCTCCATAGCATTCGTGGTTTCAGAGAAGGTGACGTTCAAGTCGGGATGGAACTATTACGACTATAATGAGAAGTCCAACCCGGGCCCAACGTTCCCACGGGATTTCCGCGGAAACATGTTCTCGCTGTCACTGCGTTATACCATGTAATAGCAAGCCACGCTTTGGAGGGAAGAGAGAATGAAATTAAAACTCAGCGCCATCGCCATCATTATGCTCGGTCTGCTCCTGGGCTCCGTACGTCAGTCCGCTGCCCAAGATGCTACTCAGACCCTATACAAGATGAAATGCCAAATCTGCCACGGGCCTGACGCCACGGGCAGCGTCGCCGGCAAGAAACTTGCAGTCAAGGATTTCACAAGCCCTGAGGTCCAGAAACAAACGGATGCCGAGCTTCTGGAAGTCGCCAAAAAAGGCAAAAACAAGATGCCGGCCTATGGCGGCAAACTCACGGACAATCAGCTCACGGAACTGATCAAGTACATGCGTGATCTGGCGAAGGCAGGGCCCAAGGGCAAGTAGCGTCCGCTGGTCGAAGGAAAGCAACGATTTTTTGTGAACATCTTTGTAGAAGTTGGGCCCGCATTTCAAGTTCATTCCAGTGAGGCCGCATGGTTCCCTCTGATCCCGGCATTCCCCAATCTCCGCATGGTCCAGCGCCTGTACGGCGTAGGCGGTTCATAGAAGCGCTTCTGGGCAGTGGTTTTTTCCTGAGCGCGGCAGCCTTTTTTTATCCCGTGCTGCGGTTTCTTGTTCCTCCCAAGGAATCTGACATGGGCAGCGGTTCCGTAATTGCCGCAAAGATAGGCGATCTGAAGCCGAACAGCGGCAAGATATTTCGCTTCGGCAGCCGCCCGGGATTGCTGGTACGTACCACCAGTGGCGAGTACAAGGCAATGTCAGCCACATGTACGCACCTGGCGTGTACGGTGCAATATCGTGACGATACCCGCGAAGTCTGGTGCGCCTGCCACAACGGTAAATATGACGTGAATGGGCGCAACGTTTCCGGACCGCCGCCGCGTCCGCTTGAGGCCTTTGAAGTGCAAGTCCGGGGCGACGAGATATTTGTCCGGCGCCGCCAGGAATCCTGACATGGGTCTCTTCCGCAAACTGCACGACTGGCTTGACGATCGCTTTGGCTGGAACGAACTGCTTGCTCCCTTGCGCAAGAAAACCGTTCCTGTCCATCGCTTGTCGCATTGGTATTTTCTCGGCGGCATTACGCTCTTTCTTTTTGTCATTCAGGTGCTCACTGGGATCCTGCTGCTGCTCTATTACCGGCCTGGGGCCAATGAAGCGTTTGAGAGCGTTCAGCACATCATGACGCAGGTAAAATTCGGCTGGCTGATCCGTTCCATCCATTCCTGGTCCGCCAACCTGATGGTGTTCACCGCGTTTGCGCACATGTTCAGCGTGGCGTTTCTCAAAGCCTACCGCAAACCACGCGAACTCACCTGGATCAGCGGCATGATTCTGCTGTTCCTGGTGCTGGGTTTCGGATTCAGCGGCTATCTGCTGCCATGGAACACGCTGGCGTTCTTCGCTACCAAAGTAGGAACGGAAATCACCGGGCAAGTGCCGATCATCGGACGCCCGCTGATGATCTTTCTTCGCGGCGGAGAAGAAGTCACCGGGGCCACGCTCACGCGATTTTTCGGATTTCACGTTGCCGTGCTGCCCGGGTTGGCGACGATGTTGATCGGCCTGCACATTCTTCTGGTGCAGCGATTCGGCATCAGCGTGCCTCCCAAGCTGGAAGCGGAATGGCTGGCCAAACCTGCCGCATTGCGTGAGATGAAGTTTTTTCCGAACTTTGCATTGCGCGAATTGATGGCGTGGTATGTGGCGCTGGGAGTGCTCGGCGCTCTGGCGGCAATCTTTCCCTGGGACCTGGGCGTCAAGGCGGACCCATTTGTTTCCGCTCCCGCGGGCATCAAGCCCGAGTGGTATTTCCTGTTCATGTTCCAAACGCTCAAGGTGATTCCCTCAAAAGTATTTTTCATGGATGGCGAAGTCCTGGGGGTGCTGGCATTTGGAGTGGCGGGAGCGGTTTGGCTGCTGCTGCCTTTTATTGACACTGCCCGCGCCCGTAGATGGGTCAATGCTTTGGCAGTTGTAGCTCTGGCGTACATCATAGGAATGACCATTTATGGCCACTTTGCAAAGTAAATCCGCGGCTTCACACACCTCTCGATGGTTTCTGGCCATGGCCGCGGGCTTACTGCTGGCCGGCTCCGCGCACGGGCAGACAAAAAACTCATGTCTGGAGTGCCACTCCGTCTTGACGGACAACCTGGGCGTGACCGAAGAAAAATTCAGCCAGGATATCCACGGGCAAAAAGGACTCACCTGCGCCAGTTGCCACGGCGGCGACCCCAACAGTGACGATCCTGAAGTTGCCATGGGCAAGAAGGCCGGCTTCAAGGGCAAGGTCACTCGGGCACAGATTCCGCAATTGTGCGGAAGCTGCCATTCCGATCCCGCAGTCATGCGCAAGTACAATCCAGGCCTTCGCACGGACCAGCTCAGCCAGTATCACACCAGTGTTCACGGAAAACGGCTGGCCACCGGTGACACGAAAGTCGCGGTCTGCGTGGACTGCCATTCCGTGCACGATATCCGGCCACCGAACGATCCGCGGTCCACCGTGTATCCGCTGAACGTCCCTGCTACGTGCTCTCGCTGTCACTCTGACGCAGAGCGCATGAAGGAATATAAAATTCCGACCAACCAGTTCGCGGAATATAAAAAAAGCGTCCACCATGAAGCACTGACGGTTCGCGGAGACTTAAGCGCGCCCACGTGCGTCACATGCCACGGAAATCATGGCGCCACGCCTCCGGGAGCGTCGTCAGTGGCGGCGGTTTGTTCCACGTGCCACGTGTTCCAGGCGCAACTATTCGACTCAAGCCCGCACAAGGCGGCATTCGCTTCTGCCGGATTGCCTGGCTGCGTCACCTGCCATAGCAATCACGGCATTCAGCATCCTACTGATGCGCTGATTGGCACCGACGACAAGTCAGTCTGCGGACAGTGCCATACTGAAGGCGATCCCGGTTTTGTTGCCGCAAACAGCATCAGGGACCATCTGGCCCAGCTCGCGGCAGCCATCGACAGGTCCGATCAAATTCTAAGTAAGGCGGAACGCTCCGGCATGGAGGTCAGCGCGGCAAAGCTCGATCTGGTACAAACCCGCGATACGCTCACTAAGGCGCGAGTCACGATCCATAGCGTCAACGTCGCGCGCGTGCAGCAGGATATTCAACCGGGGCTGGTGGCTGCCGAAAAAAATTATGAAGCGGGCAAAGAGGCCTTGAAGGAACGAAATTATCGCCGCTATGGCCTGGGGCTTTCATTGATTGCCATTGCGATTGTGATCACCGGGCTCAAGATGTATCTGAAGCAGATTGAGAGCGGCCAGGATTCTCAGACCACCTGACATTGCGGTGGAGATTCTAATATTCTGGTAAAGTTCAGTGCGACTGCTTTAGCAATTCCGGGTTAGTACTTAGTGAGATATTCAATATGGAGGGAAGTATGAAAGCAATGATCTGCACCATGGCGTTGGGCATGCTGCTGGCAGCGGCCATTCCAGCCGCCGCCGACGATGCCGCTGCGCTCTACAAATCAAAGTGCCAGGTTTGCCATGGCGCTGACGGCAAGGGGACAGCCGCCGGCCAAAAGATGGGCGCCAAAGACTTCCAGTCGCCCGAAGTGGCCAAGCAATCTGATGCCGAACTGGTCAAGACTACCAAGGAAGGCAAAGGCAAGATGCCGAAATATGACGGTAAGCTTACGGATGATCAGATCAAAGGCTTGATCAAATATATTCGCAGCCTGAAGTAGCGGAAAGTTTTTGTGCGCAGCCTGGGGCATTGAAATGCTCCGGGCTTTTTTGCGCTCAACTGTAGAAAAAAGGCGGTGCAGGTTATTTGTGCAGGAGCACTCGAATCAGTTTGCGCAACGCAATTGGCCCTTGCCCTTTGGATAAATAGGAATCGATGACAGGGACTGCTTCATCGGGCCGCTCCAGGCTGCTATATAGGATCACCGGTATGTCTGGCGATACTCGCTTGATCTCCTGCGCCAGGGCAATGCCGCTCATGCCGGGCATCACATTATCGAGCACAACTGCGTCAACGAGATGCGTACGGAGCAAATGGAGCGCGGCTGCGGCGCTGCCTGCGGTGAATACCTGGTAGCCATCTGCTTCCAGCACGGTCTGGCAAATCAGCAGTATTTCGTTCGAATCATCCACACACAAGATGCTTCGAAGCCCAGGTCCCGTGTTGGTTCCAGATGTCGTAGATATGGCGCACACGTTCATGTCCTTAGACCGCGAGTAGTTCGAGTGCCTGAGGTTGAAGGATCGTTACTGAGGCCCCTTTGATGCGGATCAATTTGTCCTGTTGGAACTGGTGCAGCACGCGGCTGACTGTTTCGCGAGATGTGTTGGTCATGCTGGCAATTTCTTCCTGTGTCAGGGCCACGATAAAGCGGCGATCATTGCTGGCTGTCGCGCGCGGCGCGTCAAGCCATTCGAGAAGAAGTGAGGCAAGTCTTCCGGCGACCGTGTTCGGCAGTGCGAGCCGGCAAACATTGTTCAGGGCCACGCGGTATTCCCGCAACAGGCAGCTGGTGGCCTCAGCGGAAGCTTCAGGGAACTGCTGCAGGAGCTGGAGAAAGTCGCTGACGCGGATGGCTTTTACCCGGCACAACTCCACGGCTTCTGCCGTTGTCTCATGGGCCGATCCGCTCATGGCGGCGCTGATGCCCAGAATCTCACCAGGCCCGGCAACGCGCAGAATGGCGGTGCGTCCTTCGCGGGAACTTACCGAGAGCTTGACCCGGCCAGAGAGTATCACGAAGACACAGCGAGGCGTTTCACCTTCTACAAAAAGAGTTTCACCGCGTGAGCGGCTCACTTCCGGTGCGATGGCCTCAAAACGCGCCAGGGCCTCATTTTTAAGGTGAGCAAACGGCAGATTGTTGTGAAACATCGATGGGGGCATGTTCGTGGAAACAGTATTCATAGCCATGGTTGCCATTTCTTTCCTCCTACAGAATGCCGGGTTAGCGTCTTCACCGGCACACCCTTGGAAAAGCACTTCCGAAGCCATTCGACGCTACTGAAAAGACAGGACTTACGCGGGCTGCTAAAATCGCTGCTGAGTGGCAAAACGCAGAGCTGCGCCATTTAACGCAGCCCATTGCGTGCCCGATGGGCAAATCATCTGGCCGCAGACGCAAGTTCCCGGAAAGAAAACATGGCAGAAGGTCGAAATCCGATCGAACTGGTCATCATTGATGACAACCTGCGCAGCCTGGAATATATCTCCACGGCCCTGGCGTCAGACAATGTGAAGATCCTTACCGCGTCTGATCCGGAAGAGGGGCTTGATCTGGTTTACACGCATCGTCCCCAGGTGGTAATGACGGACCTGGTGATGCCGCACATGAGCGGCCTTGAAGTCCTGGAGCGGATTACCGAATTTGATCCTGCGATTGACGTGATTCTGATGACCGCGCACTACACCACTGAGACCGCGGTGGAAGCCATCCGCAAGGGCGCGGCGGAGTACCTGAACAAACCTATTTCCCTGGCGACGTTGCGCGAACGCGTGGGCCGGATCATTGATGCCGCATTGTTGCGGCAACAGGCAAGGCACGCTGAAGACAAGGTGCTGGAGACGGCGCAGTTTGAAGGGATTGTGGGACGCAGTCCGGAAATGTGGGAGATGTTTTCCCGCATCCGGCGCATTGCGCCGCACTACCGCGCGGCCTTGATCACGGGCCAGACCGGGACAGGAAAAGAACTGGTGGCGCAGGCATTGCACCGGCTCAGCCAGGTGAAAGGCCGGTTCGTGGTGCTGAATTGTTCCGCCGTGGTGGAAACGCTGTTTGAAAGCGAACTGTTTGGCCATGTTAAGGGCGCGTTTACCGGCGCCGACCGCGATAAGATGGGGCTGTTTGAACACGCCAACGGCGGTACGCTCTTCCTCGACGAAATTGGCGACATGCCGCTATCAACCCAGGCAAAGCTGCTGCGCGTGCTGCAAAATCAGGAAGTGTTGCGCGTGGGTTCACTAACGCCGCAAAAAGTCGACGTGCGAGTGGTGGCGGCCACCAACAAAGACCTGCGCCACCAGATTACGGAGCGCCAATTCCGTGAAGACCTGTTTTTCCGGCTTTCAATGGTGGAGATTCAAACACCGCCGCTGGCGCAGCGCATGGGCGACCTGCCGATTCTGGCCCGGCACTTTGTAAAAAAATTCGCCCAGCAATACAACAAGCAGATCAACGGTCTCACGCAACGGGCGCAAATTGTGCTGGGCCGTTATAACTGGCCAGGCAATGTCCGCGAGCTGGAAAACGTGATTGGGCATGGCGCAATGATGACCATGACGGACATGATTGACGTGGCCGATCTTCCTCCTCTCGCGCAGCATGCCATGGGCGCTGCTGCCGCTGTACCGTCCGCGCATTCTGGCGGCGTAGCCGAGTCTGCAAACGCCTCCCTTGAAGAGCA is drawn from Terriglobia bacterium and contains these coding sequences:
- a CDS encoding Crp/Fnr family transcriptional regulator: MATMAMNTVSTNMPPSMFHNNLPFAHLKNEALARFEAIAPEVSRSRGETLFVEGETPRCVFVILSGRVKLSVSSREGRTAILRVAGPGEILGISAAMSGSAHETTAEAVELCRVKAIRVSDFLQLLQQFPEASAEATSCLLREYRVALNNVCRLALPNTVAGRLASLLLEWLDAPRATASNDRRFIVALTQEEIASMTNTSRETVSRVLHQFQQDKLIRIKGASVTILQPQALELLAV
- a CDS encoding Rieske (2Fe-2S) protein, with the protein product MVPSDPGIPQSPHGPAPVRRRRFIEALLGSGFFLSAAAFFYPVLRFLVPPKESDMGSGSVIAAKIGDLKPNSGKIFRFGSRPGLLVRTTSGEYKAMSATCTHLACTVQYRDDTREVWCACHNGKYDVNGRNVSGPPPRPLEAFEVQVRGDEIFVRRRQES
- a CDS encoding cytochrome c, whose amino-acid sequence is MKLKLSAIAIIMLGLLLGSVRQSAAQDATQTLYKMKCQICHGPDATGSVAGKKLAVKDFTSPEVQKQTDAELLEVAKKGKNKMPAYGGKLTDNQLTELIKYMRDLAKAGPKGK
- a CDS encoding cytochrome c; amino-acid sequence: MKAMICTMALGMLLAAAIPAAADDAAALYKSKCQVCHGADGKGTAAGQKMGAKDFQSPEVAKQSDAELVKTTKEGKGKMPKYDGKLTDDQIKGLIKYIRSLK
- a CDS encoding cytochrome c3 family protein, yielding MATLQSKSAASHTSRWFLAMAAGLLLAGSAHGQTKNSCLECHSVLTDNLGVTEEKFSQDIHGQKGLTCASCHGGDPNSDDPEVAMGKKAGFKGKVTRAQIPQLCGSCHSDPAVMRKYNPGLRTDQLSQYHTSVHGKRLATGDTKVAVCVDCHSVHDIRPPNDPRSTVYPLNVPATCSRCHSDAERMKEYKIPTNQFAEYKKSVHHEALTVRGDLSAPTCVTCHGNHGATPPGASSVAAVCSTCHVFQAQLFDSSPHKAAFASAGLPGCVTCHSNHGIQHPTDALIGTDDKSVCGQCHTEGDPGFVAANSIRDHLAQLAAAIDRSDQILSKAERSGMEVSAAKLDLVQTRDTLTKARVTIHSVNVARVQQDIQPGLVAAEKNYEAGKEALKERNYRRYGLGLSLIAIAIVITGLKMYLKQIESGQDSQTT
- a CDS encoding sigma-54 dependent transcriptional regulator gives rise to the protein MAEGRNPIELVIIDDNLRSLEYISTALASDNVKILTASDPEEGLDLVYTHRPQVVMTDLVMPHMSGLEVLERITEFDPAIDVILMTAHYTTETAVEAIRKGAAEYLNKPISLATLRERVGRIIDAALLRQQARHAEDKVLETAQFEGIVGRSPEMWEMFSRIRRIAPHYRAALITGQTGTGKELVAQALHRLSQVKGRFVVLNCSAVVETLFESELFGHVKGAFTGADRDKMGLFEHANGGTLFLDEIGDMPLSTQAKLLRVLQNQEVLRVGSLTPQKVDVRVVAATNKDLRHQITERQFREDLFFRLSMVEIQTPPLAQRMGDLPILARHFVKKFAQQYNKQINGLTQRAQIVLGRYNWPGNVRELENVIGHGAMMTMTDMIDVADLPPLAQHAMGAAAAVPSAHSGGVAESANASLEEHEKKLVMDALNQAAGNQSKAARQLRIGRDALRYKMKKFGLL
- a CDS encoding cytochrome bc complex cytochrome b subunit, coding for MGLFRKLHDWLDDRFGWNELLAPLRKKTVPVHRLSHWYFLGGITLFLFVIQVLTGILLLLYYRPGANEAFESVQHIMTQVKFGWLIRSIHSWSANLMVFTAFAHMFSVAFLKAYRKPRELTWISGMILLFLVLGFGFSGYLLPWNTLAFFATKVGTEITGQVPIIGRPLMIFLRGGEEVTGATLTRFFGFHVAVLPGLATMLIGLHILLVQRFGISVPPKLEAEWLAKPAALREMKFFPNFALRELMAWYVALGVLGALAAIFPWDLGVKADPFVSAPAGIKPEWYFLFMFQTLKVIPSKVFFMDGEVLGVLAFGVAGAVWLLLPFIDTARARRWVNALAVVALAYIIGMTIYGHFAK
- a CDS encoding response regulator, whose protein sequence is MDDSNEILLICQTVLEADGYQVFTAGSAAAALHLLRTHLVDAVVLDNVMPGMSGIALAQEIKRVSPDIPVILYSSLERPDEAVPVIDSYLSKGQGPIALRKLIRVLLHK